One stretch of Halichoerus grypus chromosome 8, mHalGry1.hap1.1, whole genome shotgun sequence DNA includes these proteins:
- the CILP gene encoding cartilage intermediate layer protein 1 gives MFPTGPGEKMVGTKAWVFFFLVLEVTSVSGSLRRDTERVWSPWSHWSKCSAACGHTGVQTRTRTCLAETVSLCNEVSEEGRLCMDQPCTACDLTCRMGQVNADCDACMCQDFMLHGAVSLPGGAPASGATVYLLTKTPKPLTKTDSNGRFRVPGLCPDGKSILKITKAKFAPIMLTMPKTSLKTATVNAEFKRAETPYIVKNPETKARRAGQSVSLCCKATGKPSPDKYFWYHNDTLLDPSLYKHESKLVLRNLQQDQAGEYFCKAQSDAGAVKSRVAQLTVIAADETPCNPTPESYLIRLPHDCFQNATNSFYYDVGHCPVKTCAGQQDKGIRCRDAVEHCCGISKTEEREIQCSGYTLPTKVAMECSCLRCTETRSIVRGRVSAADNGEPMRFGHVYMGSNRVSMTGYKGTFTLHVPQDTERLVLTFVDRMQKFVNTTKVLPFNKKGSAVFHEIKMLRKKEPITLEAMDTNIIPLGEVAGEDPMAELEIPSKSFYRQNGEPYTGKVKASVTFLDPRNISTATAAQSDLNFINDEGDTFPLRTYGMFSVDFTDEATSESLNVGNVKVHLDSTQIKMPEHVPTMQLWSLNPDTGLWEEEGDFKFERQRRGKREERTFLVGNMEIRERRLFNLDVPESRRCFIKVRAYRSERFLPSEQIQGVVVSAINLEPRTGFSSNPRAWGRFDSVITGPNGACLPAFCDDQSPDAYSAYVLASLAGEELEAVQSSPKFDPNAIGVPQPYLNKLKYRRTDHEDPQVKKTAFQISMAKPRPSSAEESNGPIYALENLRACEEAPPSAAHFRFYQIEGDRYDYNTVPFNEDDPLSWTEDYLAWWPKPMEFRACYIKVKIVGPVEVNVRSRNMGGTHRQTVGKLYGIRDVKSTRDRDQPNVSSACLEFKCSGMLYDQDRVDRTLVTVIPQGSCHRASVNSMLHEYLVNHLPLAVNNDTSEYTMLAPLDPLGHNYGIYTVTDQDPHTAKEIALGRCFDGTSDGSSRVMKSNVGVALTFNCVERQVGRQSAFQYLQSPPATNTVRGRVSSRRQQRASRRGQRQR, from the exons ATGTTTCCCACAGGGCCTGGGGAAAAGATGGTGGGGACCAAGGCCTGGGTGTTCTTCTTCCTGGTCCTGGAAGTCACCTCTGTGTCGG GGTCCCTGCGCCGAGACACAGAGCGCGTCTGGAGCCCATGGTCTCACTGGAGCAAGTGTTCTGCTGCTTGTGGTCACACTGGAGTCCAGACCCGAACACGCACCTGCTTGGCAGAGACTGTCTCACTCTGCAATGAGGTCTCTGAGGAGGGCCGGCTCTGCATGGACCAGCCCTGTACAG CCTGTGACCTGACCTGCCGCATGGGCCAGGTGAATGCTGACTGTGATGCCTGCATGTGCCAGGACTTCATGCTACACGGAGCTGTCTCCCTCCCTGGGGGTGCCCCAGCCTCAGGGGCCACTGTCTACCTGCTGACTAAGACGCCTAAGCCACTGACCAAGACAGACAGCAATGGGAGGTTCCGAGTCCCTGGCTTGTGTCCTGATGGCAAAAGCATTCTGAAGATCACAAAGGCCAAGTTTGCCCCCATCATGCTCACGATGCCCAAGACTAGCCTAAAAACAGCCACTGTCAATGCGGAGTTCAAGAGGGCAG AGACTCCATACATCGTGAAGAACCCAGAGACAAAAGCACGGAGAGCTGGGCAGAGTGTGTCCCTATGCTGTAAGGCCACGGGGAAGCCCAGTCCGGACAAGTATTTCTG GTACCACAATGACACGCTGCTGGACCCCTCCCTCTACAAGCATGAGAGTAAGCTGGTGCTGAGGAACCTGCAACAGGACCAGGCTGGCGAGTACTTCTGCAAGGCACAGAGTGATGCTGGGGCTGTGAAGTCGCGGGTGGCCCAGCTGACTGTCATAG CTGCTGATGAGACCCCTTGCAATCCAACCCCTGAGAGCTACCTTATCCGGTTGCCCCATGATTGCTTCCAGAATGCCACCAACTCCTTCTACTATGACGTGGGCCATTGCCCTGTCAAGACCTGTGCAGGGCAGCAGGATAAGGGTATCAGGTGCCGGGATGCTGTGGAGCACTGCTGTGGCATCTCCAAAACTGAAGAGAGGGAGATCCAATGCAGCGGGTACACCCTGCCCACCAAGGTGGCCATGGAGTGCAGCTGTCTGCGGTGTACGGAGACCCGGAGTATTGTGCGTGGCCGCGTCAGTGCTGCTGACAATGGGGAACCCATGCGCTTTGGCCACGTGTACATGGGGAGCAACCGTGTGAGCATGACTGGCTACAAAGGCACTTTCACCCTCCATGTTCCCCAGGACACGGAGAGGTTGGTGCTCACATTTGTGGACAGGATGCAGAAGTTCGTCAACACCACTAAAGTGCTGCCCTTCAACAAGAAGGGGAGTGCGGTGTTCCATGAGATCAAGATGCTTCGGAAGAAAGAGCCCATCACCTTGGAGGCCATGGACACCAACATTATCCCCCTAGGGGAGGTGGCTGGAGAAGACCCTATGGCTGAGCTGGAGATCCCATCCAAGAGTTTCTATAGGCAGAATGGAGAGCCCTACACAGGAAAAGTAAAGGCCAGTGTGACCTTCCTGGATCCCCGGAATATTTCCACAGCCACGGCTGCCCAGAGTGACCTGAACTTCATCAACGATGAAGGAGACACCTTCCCCCTTCGGACATATGGTATGTTCTCTGTGGACTTCACAGACGAGGCCACCTCAGAGTCACTTAATGTTGGCAACGTGAAGGTGCACCTTGACTCGACCCAGATCAAGATGCCAGAACACGTGCCCACAATGCAACTCTGGTCACTCAACCCAGACACAGGGTtgtgggaggaggaaggtgaCTTCAAGTTTGAAAGACAAAGGCGGggcaaaagggaagagagaacctTCCTGGTTGGCAACATGGAGATCCGTGAAAGGAGGCTCTTTAATCTGGATGTCCCAGAAAGCAGGAGGTGCTTTATCAAGGTTAGGGCCTACCGGAGTGAGAGGTTCTTGCCCAGTGAGCAGATCCAGGGGGTTGTGGTCTCTGCGATCAACCTGGAGCCCAGGACGGGCTTCTCGTCCaaccccagggcctggggccgCTTTGACAGTGTCATCACAGGGCCCAATGGGGCCTGTCTGCCTGCCTTCTGTGATGACCAGTCCCCCGATGCCTATTCCGCCTATGTCTTGGCAAGCCTGGCTGGGGAAGAACTGGAAGCAGTACAGTCTTCTCCTAAATTCGACCCAAATGCAATTGGTGTCCCTCAGCCCTATCTCAATAAGCTCAAATACCGTCGGACAGATCATGAGGACCCACAGGTGAAGAAGACAGCTTTCCAGATCAGCATGGCCAAGCCAAGGCCCAGTTCAGCTGAGGAGAGCAATGGGCCCATCTATGCCCTTGAGAACCTCCGGGCATGTGAGGAGGCACCACCCAGTGCTGCCCACTTCCGGTTCTACCAGATTGAGGGGGATCGGTATGACTACAACACTGTCCCCTTCAACGAGGATGACCCTCTGAGCTGGACTGAAGACTACCTGGCATGGTGGCCCAAGCCAATGGAGTTCAGGGCCTGCTACATCAAGGTGAAGATCGTGGGGCCAGTGGAGGTGAACGTGCGATCCCGCAACATGGGGGGCACCCACCGGCAGACAGTGGGGAAGTTGTATGGAATCCGGGATGTGAAGAGCACACGAGACAGGGACCAGCCCAATGTCTCATCTGCCTGTTTAGAGTTCAAGTGCAGTGGGATGCTCTATGACCAGGACCGCGTGGACCGCACACTGGTGACGGTCATCCCTCAGGGCAGCTGCCATCGAGCCAGTGTAAACTCCATGCTTCACGAGTACCTGGTCAACCACCTACCGCTAGCAGTCAACAATGACACCAGTGAGTACACCATGCTGGCACCCCTGGATCCACTGGGCCACAACTATGGCATCTATACTGTCACTGACCAGGACCCTCACACGGCCAAGGAGATTGCACTTGGCCGGTGCTTTGATGGCACATCCGATGGCTCCTCCAGAGTCATGAAGAGCAACGTGGGAGTGGCCCTCACCTTCAACTGCGTAGAGAGGCAGGTGGGCCGCCAGAGTGCCTTCCAGTACCTCCAAAGCCCCCCTGCCACAAACACTGTCAGAGGAAGGGTGTCCTCACGGAGACAGCAACGGGCTAGTAGGCGTGGCCAGCGCCAGCGCTAG